From Salvelinus namaycush isolate Seneca chromosome 2, SaNama_1.0, whole genome shotgun sequence, one genomic window encodes:
- the LOC120018532 gene encoding uromodulin-like, with protein MMSSGVLMMLLFFKHVTADNSGTVVTSCEACHDQATCLDSPVERERGDAFQTWSVTCTCQDGFVGDGITCYDLEFCAKGSCCRQGYGWSSELGCVDVDECSLPDQPCSPPQVCENTPGSFNCLVPPEDDLHSSPGSDSRSVQFQCGGRRCPVGEDCISVGGTSLCADPCLHYSVLNDDWRSTTNYGPANGYHCDSSVNWQGWYRLFLGNTSVQMPERCVEKYMCGTEIPLWLPLAHPQLLEGVVQRSVCGHYYYDCCYRRQNPIHVKACYGNYYVYKLVPTTTCNMAYCADVNTTVCSTCGVFDACVSDNETNWRCERKAPELVCGRSLLKVGLPNFYLEAAGLDASSAHLADHRCSSHEDRNGTVWYQVERREGRCGNTLETNATHAVYSNSLLVYPVDGRNDSQPFGFPFSCVYPLETESSLDVAIRPLPLTDHKVVRVGAKAKASMSLYRDTNYTQPYPAGQPVTLIAGSSLHVGVSVEESEAERFVVVLEDCYTTESPSPDNLPQTYMIQDRCPTNRTQVTVEESGSSLRASFSALLQGDYRYIFLHCSLSLCDQRSSSCTPVCSRRRSRSVSKSIRLKPLTIGPITWAQSLE; from the exons ATGATGTCATCGGGTGTTCTGATGATGCTCCTGTTCTTTAAGCATGTTACTGCAGACAACTCAG GTACGGTTGTTACCAGTTGTGAGGCGTGTCATGACCAAGCCACCTGCCTAGACTCACCTGTGGAACGTGAGAGGGGAGATGCTTTCCAAACCTGGTCCGTCACTTGCACCTGTCAAGATGGCTTCGTTGGCGACGGCATCACATGCTACGACCTTGAGTTCTGCGCTAAAGGCTCCTGCTGTCGTCAAGGTTACGGCTGGTCCTCGGAGCTGGGCTGTGTGGACGTTGACGAGTGTTCCCTCCCAGACCAACCCTGCAGCCCTCCTCAGGTCTGTGAGAACACCCCCGGATCCTTCAACTGCCTGGTGCCTCCTGAAGACGACCTCCACTCCAGTCCTGGTTCTGACTCCCGTTCAGTGCAGTTTCAGTGCGGGGGGAGACGGTGTCCAGTGGGAGAGGACTGTATCAGTGTTGGTGGAACATCCCTCTGTGCAGACCCCTGCCTGCACTACTCTGTACTGAATGACGACTGGCGTTCCACCACCAACTACGGTCCAGCTAACGGCTACCACTGTGACTCGTCTGTCAACTGGCAGGGCTGGTATCGCCTGTTCCTGGGGAACACCAGTGTTCAGATGCCAGAGAGGTGTGTGGAAAAGTACATGTGTGGGACGGAGATCCCCTTGTGGCTTCCATTAGCGCATCCCCAGCTGTTAGAAGGGGTGGTTCAGAGGAGCGTCTGTGGACACTATTACTATGACTGCTGCTACAGGAGGCAAAATCCCATCCATGTCAAAGCCTGCTATGGAAACTACTATGTCTACAAGTTGGTCCCTACAACAACATGCAACATGGCCTACTGTGCAG ATGTCAACACCACGGTGTGTTCTACATGTGGAGTGTTTGATGCCTGTGTGAGCGACAATGAGACCAACTGGAGATGTGAGAGGAAAG ctccagagctggtgtgtGGGCGGAGCCTCCTGAAGGTGGGCCTTCCAAATTTTTACCTGGAGGCTGCTGGTCTGGATGCTTCCTCTGCTCACCTGGCCGACCATCGCTGCTCCTCCCACGAGGATCGTAACGGCACGGTGTGGTACCAGGTGGAGCGCAGGGAGGGACGCTGTGGGAACACTCTGGAG ACAAACGCCAcccatgctgtctactccaacagcttattagTTTATCCAGTAGATGGGAGGAACGACTCCCAACCCTTCGGCTTTCCCTTCTCCTGTGTCTATCCTCTGGAGACAGAGAGCAGCCTGGATGTGGCCATCAGACCTCTCCCACT AACGGATCATAAAGTTGTCAGAGTCGGTGCCAAGGCCAAGGCCTCCATGTCTCTGTACCGCGACACCAACTACACACAGCCTTACCCAGCTGGTCAGCCAGTCACCCTGATTGCGGGTTCCTCCCTGCACGTGGGCGTGTCCGTAGAGGAGTCCGAGGCAGAacgttttgttgttgttctggaagACTGCTACACCACGGAATCACCCAGCCCTGATAATCTCCCACAGACCTACATGATTCAGGACAG GTGTCCTACAAATCGTACCCAGGTGACCGTGGAGGAAAGTGGCTCGTCCCTCAGGGCTTCGTTCTCTGCTCTACTGCAGGGGGACTACCGTTACATCTTCCTGCACTGCAGCCTCAGCCTGTGTGACCAGAGGAGCTCCTCCTGCACTCCA GTGTGTTCCAGGAGGAGATCCCGCTCTGTGTCCAAGTCCATCCGCCTCAAACCCCTCACCATCGGGCCAATCACCT GGGCCCAGAGTCTGGAGTGA